A single genomic interval of Nostoc commune NIES-4072 harbors:
- the nifJ gene encoding pyruvate:ferredoxin (flavodoxin) oxidoreductase has translation MNKTFATIDGNEAVARVAYKLNEVIAIYPITPSSAMGEWADAWSAEGRPNLWGTIPSVVQMQSEGGAAGAVHGALQTGSLSTTFTASQGLLLMIPNFYKIAGELTSAVVHVAARSLATHALSIFGDHSDVMAARATGFALLCSASVQESQDFALIAHAATLETRVSFMHFFDGFRTSHEVQKVKLLSDDDLRSLIHDNLILAHRSRALTPDRPVLRGTAQNPDVYFQGREGANLYYNACPEIVQRIMDEFGERTGRHYKIYEYYGAKDADRVIVLMGSGCETVHETVDYLNARGEKLGVVKVRLYRPFDVQRFVAVLPTSVKAIAVLDRTKEAGSAGEPLYLDVVAAIHEAWGDKRAGGAGEAGEAGGENTFSYPKIIGGRYGLSSKEFTPAMVKGIFDNLAQAKSKNHFTIGINDDVSHTSLSFDPNFSTESDNVVRAMFYGLGADGTVGANKNSIKIIGEETDNYAQGYFVFDSKKSGSMTVSHLRFGKEPIRSTYLIDQANFIGCHHWGFLERIDILKTATPGATLLLNSPYNADTVWEYLPLKVQQQIIDKHLKLYVINASQVARESGMGGRINTIMQVCFFALAGVLPQEEAIAKIKQAIDKTYGKKGAEVIRMNLQAVDNTLDNLHKVDIPQTITSCTDAMNRVSTPHTDAMNRVSTLNSAPEFVREVLGKIMVWEGDDLPVSTLPVDGTFPVGTAKWEKRNVAEEIPVWEPDVCVQCGKCVMVCPHSAIRAKAYQADELVNAPETFKSTGAKDKDFANQKFTIQVAPEDCTGCTICVNICPAKDKSEPLRKAINMAQQLPLREQERKNWDFFLSLPNPDRRSLKLNQIRQQQLQEPLFEFSGACAGCGETPYLKLLTQLFGDRAVIANATGCSSIYGGNLPTTPWTTNAQGRGPAWSNNLFEDNAEFGFGFRLSLDKQAEFAAELLQQLGSGEWGIGHRELGIPYELVQSILNAKQNTEADIWEQRERVALLKQKLDELLEKSNYHSNAQCPMPHAQIQNLKSLADYLVRKSVWIVGGDGWAYDIDFGGIDHVIASGRNVNILVMDTEVYSNTGGQSSKATPKAAVAKYAASGKPAPKKDLGMIAMTYGNVYVASVALGARDEHTLKAFLEAEAYDGPSIIIAYSHCIAHGINMTTGMNHQKTLVESGRWLLYRHNPELLKQGKNPLQLDMRSPTQSVEHSMYQENRFKMLTKSKPEVAKQLLEQAQAEVDARWQMYQYLAKRDIF, from the coding sequence ATGAACAAAACCTTTGCAACCATCGACGGGAATGAGGCTGTTGCCCGTGTTGCTTACAAATTAAATGAAGTGATTGCCATTTATCCCATTACCCCCTCTTCAGCAATGGGTGAATGGGCAGATGCTTGGTCAGCCGAAGGTCGTCCCAACCTCTGGGGTACTATTCCTAGCGTCGTGCAGATGCAAAGCGAGGGGGGAGCGGCTGGCGCTGTGCATGGGGCATTGCAAACAGGTTCCCTGAGTACCACCTTCACGGCATCTCAGGGATTATTATTGATGATACCCAACTTCTACAAAATTGCTGGTGAACTTACTAGCGCCGTGGTTCACGTTGCCGCCCGTTCTTTGGCTACCCATGCGTTATCAATTTTTGGCGACCATAGCGACGTGATGGCAGCCCGTGCGACTGGTTTCGCTCTGCTGTGTTCGGCTTCGGTGCAAGAAAGTCAAGATTTTGCTCTCATTGCTCATGCAGCTACCTTAGAGACGCGAGTCTCGTTTATGCATTTCTTTGATGGCTTCCGCACATCACATGAAGTGCAGAAAGTCAAATTGCTGTCAGATGATGATTTGCGATCGCTCATCCACGATAACCTAATACTCGCCCACCGCAGCCGTGCCCTCACCCCAGATCGTCCAGTATTGCGCGGTACTGCCCAAAACCCCGATGTCTATTTCCAAGGACGGGAAGGTGCTAACCTTTATTACAATGCTTGTCCAGAAATTGTCCAGCGCATCATGGATGAATTTGGAGAACGCACAGGAAGGCATTATAAAATCTATGAATATTACGGCGCTAAGGATGCCGATCGCGTTATCGTTCTTATGGGTTCAGGTTGTGAAACTGTCCATGAAACAGTAGATTACCTTAACGCCCGTGGTGAAAAACTTGGTGTAGTGAAAGTGCGACTTTACCGCCCCTTTGATGTCCAAAGGTTTGTTGCAGTATTACCAACTAGTGTAAAGGCGATCGCAGTTCTCGACCGCACCAAAGAAGCAGGTAGCGCCGGTGAGCCTTTGTATTTAGATGTTGTAGCTGCTATCCATGAAGCGTGGGGAGATAAGAGAGCAGGGGGAGCAGGGGAAGCAGGGGAGGCAGGGGGAGAAAATACTTTCTCATACCCTAAAATTATTGGTGGGCGTTATGGTCTTTCTTCTAAAGAATTTACTCCGGCGATGGTGAAGGGGATTTTTGATAACCTTGCTCAAGCTAAATCGAAAAATCACTTTACTATCGGGATTAATGACGACGTTAGTCATACTTCCTTGAGCTTTGACCCTAATTTCTCTACAGAATCGGATAACGTTGTTCGGGCAATGTTCTATGGGTTGGGCGCGGATGGTACAGTTGGGGCTAACAAAAACTCCATCAAGATTATTGGTGAAGAAACCGACAATTACGCCCAAGGCTACTTTGTCTTTGACTCCAAGAAATCTGGTTCGATGACCGTCTCTCATTTACGCTTTGGTAAAGAGCCAATTCGTTCCACCTACTTAATTGACCAAGCCAACTTTATTGGTTGTCATCACTGGGGATTTCTAGAACGCATAGATATTTTGAAGACTGCTACTCCTGGGGCGACTTTGCTGCTTAACAGTCCATACAATGCAGATACCGTTTGGGAATATTTGCCGCTAAAGGTACAGCAGCAAATTATCGACAAGCATTTGAAGTTATATGTGATTAATGCTAGCCAAGTTGCCCGCGAAAGTGGCATGGGTGGGAGAATTAACACTATTATGCAGGTATGCTTCTTTGCCTTAGCGGGTGTCTTGCCACAGGAAGAAGCGATCGCTAAAATCAAACAAGCGATTGATAAAACCTACGGTAAAAAAGGTGCAGAAGTTATCCGCATGAACTTGCAAGCTGTAGATAACACCTTAGACAACTTGCATAAAGTAGACATCCCACAAACAATCACCTCTTGTACAGACGCGATGAATCGCGTCTCTACTCCTCACACAGACGCGATGAATCGCGTCTCTACTCTTAATTCTGCTCCCGAATTTGTGCGGGAAGTTCTGGGCAAAATTATGGTTTGGGAAGGTGATGACTTACCTGTTAGCACACTACCAGTTGATGGCACTTTTCCCGTAGGTACTGCCAAATGGGAAAAACGTAACGTTGCCGAAGAGATACCTGTGTGGGAGCCGGATGTCTGCGTTCAATGTGGTAAGTGCGTGATGGTTTGTCCCCACAGTGCCATTCGTGCAAAGGCTTATCAAGCTGATGAATTAGTTAATGCACCAGAAACTTTCAAGTCAACTGGTGCAAAAGATAAAGACTTTGCCAATCAAAAATTTACCATTCAAGTTGCTCCAGAAGATTGCACAGGATGCACTATTTGTGTAAATATTTGCCCTGCTAAAGATAAATCTGAGCCATTGCGGAAAGCGATTAACATGGCACAGCAGTTGCCATTGCGGGAACAAGAGCGAAAAAACTGGGATTTCTTCTTGAGTTTACCTAATCCTGACAGGCGATCGCTAAAATTAAACCAGATTCGCCAACAACAACTGCAAGAACCTTTATTTGAGTTCTCTGGTGCTTGTGCTGGTTGTGGTGAAACACCTTATTTAAAATTATTAACACAATTGTTTGGCGATCGCGCCGTCATCGCCAATGCTACAGGTTGTTCTTCAATTTATGGTGGTAATCTCCCCACAACACCTTGGACAACCAACGCCCAAGGACGCGGCCCTGCGTGGTCTAATAATTTGTTTGAAGATAACGCCGAATTCGGTTTTGGCTTCCGTCTTTCCCTGGACAAACAAGCTGAGTTTGCGGCGGAATTGTTGCAGCAATTGGGGAGCGGGGAATGGGGCATAGGGCATAGGGAATTGGGAATACCTTACGAGTTGGTACAGTCTATTCTCAATGCCAAACAAAACACTGAGGCTGATATTTGGGAACAACGAGAACGGGTAGCGCTGTTGAAACAAAAGCTAGATGAACTGTTAGAAAAAAGCAATTACCACTCCAATGCCCAATGCCCCATGCCCCATGCCCAAATTCAAAATCTAAAATCCCTTGCCGATTACTTGGTGAGAAAAAGCGTCTGGATTGTTGGCGGTGACGGTTGGGCTTATGATATTGACTTCGGCGGCATCGATCATGTGATTGCTAGTGGTCGAAATGTGAACATCTTAGTAATGGATACAGAAGTGTATTCTAATACAGGCGGTCAATCTTCCAAAGCTACACCAAAAGCCGCAGTTGCTAAATATGCCGCCAGTGGTAAGCCTGCACCTAAGAAAGACTTAGGGATGATTGCCATGACCTACGGAAATGTCTACGTAGCGAGTGTAGCCCTTGGCGCTAGAGATGAACATACCCTAAAAGCATTTTTGGAAGCAGAAGCTTATGATGGCCCATCAATAATTATTGCTTACAGCCATTGCATCGCCCACGGCATCAACATGACCACAGGGATGAATCATCAGAAAACTTTGGTAGAATCAGGTCGCTGGTTGCTGTATCGGCATAATCCAGAATTGCTCAAACAAGGTAAAAATCCATTGCAATTAGATATGCGATCGCCTACGCAATCTGTAGAGCATTCAATGTATCAAGAGAATCGCTTCAAAATGCTCACCAAGAGTAAACCTGAAGTAGCCAAGCAATTGTTAGAACAAGCCCAAGCTGAAGTAGATGCGCGTTGGCAGATGTACCAATATTTGGCAAAACGCGATATTTTCTGA
- a CDS encoding DUF4037 domain-containing protein, with translation MSSIYMGEIALCQVLYDSNGVLEAMKVKTNPYPVGLKQATIDTFAWEISFSLLVAKKAIARDDVVYAAGCCFRSVACMNQVLFALNEDYLLNEKGAIAIANRFAICPQDYQQRVERGFALLAADAKSITEAIAILEAIENDLSQWYGNRRLAM, from the coding sequence GTGTCCTCTATTTATATGGGAGAAATTGCTCTTTGTCAGGTACTTTACGACTCTAATGGTGTTTTAGAAGCTATGAAGGTAAAAACAAACCCGTATCCAGTTGGGCTGAAACAGGCAACTATTGATACTTTCGCCTGGGAAATAAGTTTCTCGCTGTTGGTCGCAAAAAAGGCAATCGCACGCGATGATGTTGTTTACGCAGCAGGTTGTTGTTTCCGCAGTGTCGCGTGTATGAATCAAGTTTTATTCGCGCTCAATGAAGATTACCTGTTGAATGAAAAGGGGGCGATTGCAATCGCTAATAGGTTTGCTATTTGCCCACAGGACTATCAACAACGGGTTGAGCGAGGGTTTGCACTTTTAGCTGCCGATGCAAAATCAATAACTGAGGCGATCGCGATTCTTGAGGCGATTGAGAATGATTTGAGTCAATGGTATGGAAATCGGCGATTAGCAATGTAA
- a CDS encoding nucleotidyltransferase domain-containing protein, with amino-acid sequence MNKESPQFINHIVSSLQSIEGIIAVSLGGSRARGNHNNKSDVDLGIYYNPEKPPDLIALNRLACELDDKHRVNLITAIGEWGKWINGGGWLQVQGVSVDFLYRDLVKVNRVIDDCHI; translated from the coding sequence ATGAATAAAGAATCACCTCAATTCATCAACCATATTGTTTCAAGTTTGCAGTCAATTGAGGGAATTATAGCCGTCTCATTGGGTGGTTCACGGGCACGGGGCAACCATAATAACAAATCAGATGTGGATTTGGGGATTTATTACAATCCAGAAAAACCGCCCGATTTAATAGCTCTAAATCGCCTCGCCTGTGAGCTTGATGATAAGCATCGTGTAAATTTGATTACTGCGATCGGGGAATGGGGAAAGTGGATTAACGGTGGTGGTTGGCTACAGGTTCAAGGTGTAAGTGTAGATTTTCTCTACCGCGATTTGGTGAAGGTAAATCGTGTGATTGATGATTGCCATATATAG
- a CDS encoding DevA family ABC transporter ATP-binding protein, with translation MLQKSLPENSNSTLSVLESVISISNLNHYFGEGALRKQVLFDINLEIKAGEIVIMTGPSGSGKTTLLTLMGGLRSAQEGSLKILGEEIRGAKKLQLTKLRRQIGYIFQAHNLMTFLTARENVRMSLELHEDFLNQDIDAKAIAILETVGLGNRVNYYPEKLSGGQKQRVAIARALVSHPKIVLADEPTAALDKKSGRDVVEIMQKLAKEQGCTILLVTHDNRILDIADRIIYMEDGQLKTDGADSVTTSK, from the coding sequence ATGTTGCAAAAATCTTTACCAGAAAATTCCAACTCAACACTTTCTGTTTTAGAATCTGTAATTTCTATCAGTAATCTTAACCACTATTTTGGTGAAGGTGCGCTTCGCAAACAAGTATTATTCGATATTAATTTGGAGATTAAGGCTGGGGAAATCGTTATTATGACTGGCCCCTCTGGTTCGGGGAAAACTACCTTGTTAACCTTAATGGGTGGATTGCGTTCTGCTCAAGAAGGTAGTCTCAAAATATTAGGAGAGGAAATTCGTGGCGCTAAAAAGCTGCAATTAACTAAACTTCGCCGCCAGATTGGCTATATTTTCCAGGCTCATAACCTGATGACTTTTTTGACAGCAAGAGAAAATGTGCGGATGTCTTTAGAGTTGCATGAGGATTTTTTAAATCAGGATATTGATGCTAAAGCGATCGCTATTTTGGAAACTGTCGGTTTAGGTAATCGTGTAAATTACTACCCAGAGAAACTGTCTGGAGGGCAAAAACAACGGGTAGCGATCGCTCGTGCTTTAGTTAGCCATCCTAAAATTGTTTTAGCAGATGAACCCACTGCTGCACTCGACAAAAAATCTGGGCGCGATGTCGTAGAAATAATGCAGAAGCTAGCCAAAGAACAAGGTTGTACAATTTTGCTAGTTACCCACGATAATCGCATCCTCGATATTGCCGATCGCATCATTTATATGGAAGATGGTCAGTTAAAGACCGATGGCGCAGATTCTGTCACAACGAGCAAGTAA
- the devC gene encoding ABC transporter permease DevC, which produces MFSKLFRKTPLAWRQLMKEKTRLAVAVAGITFADMLMFIQLGFESALFDAAVKPHRNLQADLVLISPQFQTLFSVKNFSRERLYQTLAYEGVQSVNSVYISTGQWRNPETRLERAILVWGVDPAQSPFKSPEIKQNQHHLKQLYQVLFDQAGRPEYGAVGDIFKKTGKFDTELNSKAVFVKGLFTDGASFAADGNVITSDSTFLQLFPQRQPDRIEVGLITLKPDADTEKVRSQLVNGLPKDVRVLTPEEFAKVERTYWEQGTGIGFIFGLGTAVGFIVGIVIVYQILYSDVSDHLPEYATLKAMGYTDNYLLGVLIQEALLLAILGFLPGFILSFGLYQVTYAATMLPIFMKMERAIQVWILTVIMCSVSGAIAMRKLRSADPADVF; this is translated from the coding sequence ATGTTTTCTAAACTATTTCGCAAAACGCCGCTAGCATGGCGGCAGTTAATGAAAGAAAAAACCCGTCTGGCTGTTGCAGTCGCAGGTATTACCTTTGCCGATATGCTGATGTTTATCCAGTTGGGATTTGAAAGTGCGCTTTTTGATGCTGCTGTGAAACCTCATCGCAATTTACAGGCAGATTTGGTTTTAATTAGTCCCCAATTTCAAACTTTGTTTTCTGTAAAAAACTTTTCTAGAGAGCGACTATATCAAACATTAGCTTATGAAGGTGTTCAGTCAGTTAATTCTGTCTACATCAGTACCGGACAGTGGCGAAATCCTGAAACACGTCTTGAGCGTGCCATTTTAGTTTGGGGTGTTGATCCGGCACAATCACCATTCAAATCGCCCGAAATTAAACAAAATCAGCATCACCTTAAACAGTTGTATCAAGTTCTGTTTGACCAGGCAGGTCGTCCAGAATACGGAGCAGTTGGCGATATCTTTAAGAAAACAGGCAAATTTGACACGGAACTCAATAGTAAAGCCGTTTTTGTTAAGGGCTTGTTTACTGATGGTGCTTCCTTTGCTGCCGATGGTAATGTGATCACCAGTGATTCGACCTTTCTTCAGCTATTTCCACAGCGTCAACCCGATCGCATCGAAGTTGGATTGATTACGCTTAAACCAGATGCCGATACAGAAAAAGTGCGATCGCAACTTGTCAATGGACTACCTAAAGATGTCAGAGTCCTCACTCCAGAAGAGTTTGCCAAAGTGGAGAGAACTTACTGGGAACAAGGTACTGGCATTGGTTTTATTTTCGGTTTAGGTACAGCAGTTGGGTTTATTGTTGGCATCGTGATTGTCTACCAAATCCTTTACTCGGATGTTTCTGACCACTTGCCAGAATATGCCACCCTCAAAGCAATGGGATACACCGATAATTATCTCTTGGGAGTTCTAATTCAAGAAGCATTGTTATTAGCTATCTTAGGTTTTTTGCCTGGATTCATCCTTTCTTTTGGATTGTATCAAGTCACATACGCGGCGACGATGCTTCCTATTTTCATGAAAATGGAACGGGCGATACAGGTTTGGATTTTGACCGTGATTATGTGTAGTGTTTCTGGAGCGATCGCCATGCGGAAGTTACGATCTGCTGACCCTGCTGATGTTTTTTAG
- a CDS encoding DUF2834 domain-containing protein: MVKVIYLLLCVLGFLLPYSQFVPFILEHGLDIKLFFEQLFANRISGFFGMDVIVSSLVLWTFVFWEGTRLKMQNLWVYIACNLLVGVSLGLPLFLLMRERQLEQQAETLGY; this comes from the coding sequence ATGGTTAAAGTCATATATCTTCTGCTTTGTGTACTTGGCTTCCTTTTACCTTACTCCCAGTTTGTTCCATTTATCTTAGAGCATGGTCTTGATATAAAGCTATTTTTTGAACAACTCTTTGCCAACAGAATTTCTGGTTTTTTTGGCATGGATGTTATTGTTTCATCGCTAGTATTGTGGACATTTGTATTTTGGGAAGGAACACGTCTGAAAATGCAAAATCTTTGGGTTTATATTGCCTGTAATCTTTTAGTTGGTGTTTCTTTAGGTCTTCCCCTATTTCTTTTAATGCGAGAGCGCCAACTTGAACAGCAAGCTGAAACACTGGGTTATTAA